The nucleotide sequence CCTATGACGAATTGAATCTGGAGTGGGTGGACATCGGCGGCGAGGTAACCGGAAATACGATCGCGGCGAGCGTGAAAAACTTTACGAAATTTGCGGTATTCGTCGTCGACCCGAAGACGGACCCCTCTCCGGACGAGAAGCCGACGATCCGCTTCGGCGACATCGCCGGTCATTGGGCGGAACCGAACATTCGGGCGGCGGTGGCTGCCGGTATCGTCAACGGGTATGCCGACGGCACGTTCAAGCCGGATGCCGAAGTCACCCGCGCCGAATTTGCGGTCTTGCTGATGAACGCGTTAGAGCCGAAGGGTACGGGCGCGGAGTTGACGTTCGCGGATACGGCGGAGATCGGGGCATGGGCCGCGACGGCCGTTTCGCAGGCTGCGGAAGCGGGGATCGCGACCGGTTACAGCGACGGGCGGTTCCGACCGGCAGCGAACATTACGCGAGCGGAGCTGGCGGTTATGATCGCAAGAGCGTACGGCGCGGACATCGAAACCGAATCTTCGGTTACTACCGGGTTTGCCGATGACGAGTATATTCCCGAATGGGCCAAGGGAGCTGTTTCCGCGGTTCGGCAGTCGGGCATCGTCCAAGGAAGAAGCGGTGATCGGTTTGCGCCGGATGCTACGGCAACAAGGGCCGAAGCCGTAACGATGATCATGAACTTGCTGCGGAAGATGAATTAATGACTGGAAGCGTTACTCCCCCCGGCAGGGAGTAACGCTTTCTTTTATATGTCGCCGATCCACGAAGCGCGACGCATTTTTTTGGAACCGGTTCGGCCTGCCGGACGTAAAAAAACTTTGGTCCCGACGTGCCTGTCCGCGATGGATTAGGTATACTAATGGTTGGGCAAGTTAACGTTAATTACATATAGAATTTGTTGACTGCTGACACTTGCAGGGATGAAGAGAGGAGCAATCGAGTTGGAGTCACTTTGGCTGGAGTACGCATGGGCATTACTGATTCTTATCGGGTTGGAGGGCTTGCTGTCCGCTGACAATGCGCTCGTGTTGGCGGTCATCGCGAAGCATCTGCCGGACGATCAGAAGAAGAAGGCGATCAATTACGGCATCATTATGGCCTTCGTTTTCCGCTTCGCCGCGCTGTTCGCGATTTCCTTCATCGCGAACGTCTGGCAGGTACAGGCGATCGGCGCTGCGTATCTGCTGTACCTTGGGTTAAAACACATCATTCAAGCGAAGTTCGGGAAGAAACCCGAGGCCCATCAGAAAGAACTAAAGGAAGAATCCTCGGGGAAAGGGTTTTGGCCTACGGTCGGCAAGATCGCGCTGGCCGATCTCGCCTTCGCGATCGATTCCATTCTCGCCGCGGTTGCGATTGCCCTCGGTCTTCCGGACTCGCCGCTGGGCGATTTCGGCGGCATGGACGGAGGTCAGTTTATCGTCGTCGTGCTTGGCGGCATCGCCGGGTTGGTCTTAATCAAGTATGCGGCCACTTGGTTCGTAAAGCTGCTTGCACAACGTCCGGCGCTGGAGACGACGGCTTACGCGATCGTGGCTTGGGTCGGGGTGAAGCTGGCCGTCATTACGCTCGCCCACGAGGATATCGGGGTGTTGGATCACCATTTTCCGCATAGCACGGGTTGGACAACAGTCTTCTATATCGTCTTAGTCGCGATCGCCCTGCTCGGTTGGTTCGCGCCCAGCAACAAGCAGGCTAAGGCGACCCAATCGTAACGTAACCATGAGTTGTAAGGAAAGAGCTAAGTCGGCGAAAACCGCTTAGCTCTTTTCCGTATTGGCAAGGGGGGGGATCCGATCATGAACGAAATCGAACGGTATCGCGAGGAGCTCGCGCGGATCTTCGCCGAAGCGGAGAAGGACATCGCCGCTTTCCCGGACGGACCGCGGGACCGAGCGCTGCGGCTTCTGGAGCGGAGCGACCCGCTGCGGAATGGCGGACGCGCGAACGCGATCAGCTACCTGCTGCCGTATTGGGCGCGGGAGCGGACGAACGGTCCGCTGGAGCTGTGCCGCGATCTGGCGATCGGGAATATCCATGCGATGCTCCGGTTTTTCCTATTGGACGACGCGATGGACGGCGCCGCGGCGAACCCGGAGTCATTGCGGGAGTCGCTGGCGCTCGTTCCGCTATTGGAAGAGCGGTTTCTGGAGCGGTACCGGAGACACTTCCCCGGCGATTCGATGTTGTGGAGCCGGTACCGCGTCTACCTTGAGGAATGGGCGTCGGCCGTCTATGCGGAAGGACGGGATGGTCCGATGGATCCGCGAGACGGCGGCGCGTTGGCGCGGAAGGCGGCTCCCGCGAAGATCGGCGTCAGCGGCATGCTGATTCGCGCGGGACAAGCGGAGCGCCTCCCCGCGGCGGAGGAGGCCGTCGAGCTGGCGTTAGCGGTGCTTCAGCTGTCCGACGATCGAGCGGATTGGCGGGAGGACTTGCCCGTCGCGAACGGCAGCGGCAACGCCTTCCTGACGCTCGTTCGAGAGCGTCTTCCCTCTTGGCCGGTCGACGAGTCCGAAGTCCGGAGAGCGATGTACAACCACGGCGTCTTGGATCGCCTCGCGGACATCGCAGGCGGCTACGTCGAACGGCTGGAACGGAATTCCGACGCGCCGGACCGGCTCGTTCGATTCGCTCAGGACATCGTCCGAAGCATGCGGGGAGAGGCCGAAGCAGCGGCGGCATCGAAACGGCGGCTGGCGCTTGAGGGCGGATTCGCGTACTTCTTGTCGAAAATGAAAGAATGATAGGACAATATTACCAATTCAGTGTATGATAATAGGGCTAATCCATTTTCCGAAAGGGGAAACAGCCTTATGTCTATGGACTCATTGAAAGTGAAAATTATCCAGAAAGCATGGGAAGATCCGCAGTTCAAGGCGCAGCTGTTGGCCGATCCGAAGAGCGCGCTGGAAGCTTCGTTCGGCCTCAAGCTCCCGGAGGGCATCGAGCTTAAAGCGGTAGAGGAGACGCCGACGCAATTTTATTTGGTCCTGCCGCCCAACCCGGCCGATCTGAAGAGCGTCGACGGGTCGGACGAAGTGCAGTATGTGTGGAGCTAGTC is from Paenibacillus antri and encodes:
- a CDS encoding NHLP leader peptide family RiPP precursor; its protein translation is MSMDSLKVKIIQKAWEDPQFKAQLLADPKSALEASFGLKLPEGIELKAVEETPTQFYLVLPPNPADLKSVDGSDEVQYVWS
- a CDS encoding TerC family protein; the encoded protein is MESLWLEYAWALLILIGLEGLLSADNALVLAVIAKHLPDDQKKKAINYGIIMAFVFRFAALFAISFIANVWQVQAIGAAYLLYLGLKHIIQAKFGKKPEAHQKELKEESSGKGFWPTVGKIALADLAFAIDSILAAVAIALGLPDSPLGDFGGMDGGQFIVVVLGGIAGLVLIKYAATWFVKLLAQRPALETTAYAIVAWVGVKLAVITLAHEDIGVLDHHFPHSTGWTTVFYIVLVAIALLGWFAPSNKQAKATQS